One window of the Colletotrichum destructivum chromosome 4, complete sequence genome contains the following:
- a CDS encoding Putative major facilitator superfamily, MFS transporter superfamily, whose protein sequence is MPFLAEKEKSPFGHDLSEPGTEHSSEQDTPSPSLSPRTDEESGGDSDGGDGNHLATTPDALSEKPAPGPPNGGLRAWLQVLASFFIYFNTWGLVASFGVFQVHYEADLLQEYSPFAISTIGSLQSFLMVFLGCFAGPIFDLGYARQLLWAGSMLIVAGTVAQSFSRTLWQLLLSQGLCVGAGMGSLAVLGVAVLSPWFSTRLPVAFGVAAAGSGVGGLVLPILFRSLEPEIGFAWTVRTMALVALATQGVSIVSMHTPRTPRRRRAWIDRSAFTDAPYLLFVAACCLVFLGMYTPFVYIQGFALQRGAASSQVDKYLLAIMNGGSILGRVIPNLFAQRLGGMNLLVAAVFVMSVSALCLMAVQHTAGLVVALVFYGFSSGSFFSLQPATFAKLTRDRDYIGTRLGMAYAVMSVALLFGSPVGGALVRSVSFSSAWVWAGVCLALGSVMAAVSRGMASGWDWRKPT, encoded by the exons ATGCCATTCCTGGCGGAAAAGGAAAAGTCCCCCTTTGGGCACGACCTTTCCGAACCCGGTACCGAGCACAGTTCCGAGCAGGAcacgccgagcccgagcctCTCCCCGAggaccgacgaggagagcggcggcgacagcgacggcggcgacggcaaccaCCTCGCAACAACGCCGGACGCCCTCTCCGAGAAACCGGCACCGGGCCCCCCGAACGGCGGCTTGAGGGCCTGGCTCCAGGTCCTTGCGTCCTTTTTCATATACTTCAATACTTGGG GTCTCGTCGCCAGCTTCGGCGTCTTCCAGGTCCACTATGAGGCCGACCTGCTGCAGGAGTACAGCCCCTTCGCCATCTCCACCATTGGCTCCCTGCAGAGCTTCCTGATGGTCTTCCTGGGCTGCTTCGCCGGCCCCATCTTCGACCTGGGTTACGCGCGCCAACTGCTCTGGGCCGGCTCCAtgctcatcgtcgccggtACCGTCGCCCAGAGCTTCAGCCGGACCCTCTGGCAGCTGCTCTTGTCGCAGGGGCTCTGCGTGGGCGCCGGCATGGGCAGCCTGGCCGTCCtgggcgtcgccgtcctgTCGCCGTGGTTCTCCACGAGGCTACCCGTGGCCTTTGgcgtcgccgcggcggggAGCGGTGTTGGCGG TCTGGTACTGCCCATCCTGTTCCGGTCCCTCGAGCCCGAGATCGGCTTCGCCTGGACGGTGCGGACCATGGCGCTGGTGGCGCTGGCCACCCAGGGCGTGTCCATCGTCAGCATGCACacgccaaggacgccgcggcggaggcgCGCCTGGATCGACCGGTCCGCCTTCACGGACGCCCCTTACCTCCTCTTCGTGGCAGCCTGCTGTCTCGTCTTCCTGGGCATGTACACGCCCTTTGTCTACATCCAGGGCTTCGCCCTCCAGCGCGGCGCCGCGAGCTCCCAGGTCGACAAGTACCTGCTGGCCATCATGAACGGCGGCTCCATTCTCGGCCGCGTCATCCCGAACCTGTTCGCCCAGCGTCTCGGCGGCATGAAcctgctcgtcgccgccgtgtTCGTCATGTCCGTCTCGGCGCTCTGCCTCATGGCCGTCCAGCACACCGCCGGCCtggtcgtcgccctcgtcttctaCGGCttcagcagcggcagcttcttctcgctgcAGCCGGCCACCTTCGCCAAGCTCACCCGGGACCGCGACTACATCGGCACCCGCCTCGGCATGGCCTACGCCGTCATGTCCGTCGCCCTGTTGTTCGGGTCCCCCGTCGGAGGCGCCCTGGTGCGCTCCGTCAGCTTCTCTAGCGCTTGGGTATGGGCCGGCGTGTGCCTTGCGCTGGGCAGCGTTATGGCTGCCGTCTCCAGAGGCATGGCCAGCGGCTGGGACTGGAGAAAGCCTACGTAA
- a CDS encoding Putative FAD-binding domain, FAD/NAD(P)-binding domain superfamily: MSPPPEFCQPPTKSFSVAVVGGGIAGLTLTLQLLQSRIPVTLYEQAAKFSEIGAGVSFGPNALRAMSLISPHVRQAFENHATNNLSEDHRNVWFDFRYGESCGGRHREGEMIHRQVCETGQTSVHRAHFLDELVKLLPEGVAMFGKRAVGYEDDGARVSLRFQDGTTAVHDAVVACDGIKSRLRSVMLGEANPASKAVFSGKYAYRGLVPMEEAEQVLGEELARNSQIYSGRHGHILTFSVAKGKMMNVVAFRSADEWPSDNWVVSVDKEAILRDFDGWGDQCRNIIQMMRKPDVWALFDHPPSPTYYRGRVCLLGDAAHASTPHKGSGAGMAIEDACVLGTLLGLVPDARGPGGGVEAAFAAYDATRRERSQRLVVDSREQGRLYDLELGDDPTWIAEDLSTRMDWVWKYDLAQELERGRREVEKYQKASDTRAQL; this comes from the exons ATGTCGCCTCCGCCAGAGTTCTGTCAGCCTCCGACCAAGAGCTTCAgcgtggccgtcgtcgggggcgGTATCGCCGGCCTGACCCTCACCCTCCAGCTGCTCCAGAGCCGGATACCTGTGACCCTCTACGAGCAGGCCGCCAAGTTCAGCGAGATCGGGGCGGGCGTATCCTTTGGCCCCAACGCCCTCCGGGCCATGTCCCTCATCTCGCCGCACGTACGGCAGGCCTTTGAGAACCACGCGACGAATAACCTGTCGGAGGACCACCGGAACGTGTGGTTCGACTTCCGGTACGGCGAAAGCTGCGGCGGCAGGCACCGCGAGGGCGAGATGATCCACCGCCAGGTGTGCGAGACGGGCCAGACCAGCGTTCACCGGGCGCACTTCCTGGACGAGCTTGTCAAGCTTCTGCCGGAAGGGGTCGCCATGTTCGGAAAGCGGGCGGTGGGCtacgaagacgacggcgcgcgCGTGTCGTTGAGGTTCCAGGACGGCACGACCGCCGTCCACGACGCGGTGGTCGCCTGCGACGGCATCAAGTCCAGGCTGAGGAGCGTGAtgctcggcgaggccaacCCGGCCTCcaaggccgtcttctccggcAAGTACGCGTaccgcggcctcgtccccatggaggaggcggagcaaGTGTtgggcgaggagctggcgaGGAACAGCCAGATATACTCTGGACGGCACGGGCACATCCTGACGTTCTCTGTGGCGAAGGGAAAGATGATGAATG TGGTTGCTTTCCGCAGCGCGGACGAGTGGCCGTCGGACAACTGGGTCGTGTCCGTGGACAAGGAGGCCATACTTCGGGACTTTGACGGCTGGGGCGACCAGTGCCGCAACATCATCCAGATGATGCGCAAGCCCGACGTGTGGGCGCTCTTCGACCACCCGCCGAGCCCGACCTACTACCGGGGCCGGGTCTgcctgctcggcgacgccgcccacgccTCGACGCCGCACAAGGGCTCCGGCGCGGGCATGGCGATCGAGGACGCGTGCGTCCTGGGGACCCTGCTGGGCCTGGTCCCGGACGCGCGAGGCCCGGGTGggggcgtcgaggcggcgtTCGCGGCGTACGACGCCACGCGGCGCGAGAGGTCGCAGCGGCTCGTGGTCGACAGCCGCGAGCAGGGCCGGCTGTACGACCtggagctgggcgacgacccAACGTGGATCGCCGAGGACCTGTCGACCCGCATGGACTGGGTGTGGAAGTACGACCTGGCGCAGGAGCTGGAGCGAGGCCGGAGGGAGGTGGAGAAGTACCAGAAGGCGTCCGACACGCGGGCACAACTGTAA